A region of Heliangelus exortis chromosome 4, bHelExo1.hap1, whole genome shotgun sequence DNA encodes the following proteins:
- the TMEM154 gene encoding transmembrane protein 154 isoform X5: MQKQNLILLLSALVLARGSPENGSENDGSGDGSPILPTFIVTPPPATQSSTVNDQEPELATAGATESSSETENTPSTELNALNNQDSLEAAEQPILIYAVPVVLLALLILLIPFFVIHHKRKKSKQDELGSENVKSPIFEEDTPSVMEIEMEELDKWMNSLNKNADCECLPTVREEEKESIANPRTSAEELSTGLTSQL, translated from the exons atgcaaaagcaaaacctcatcctgctgctttctgccctgGTGCTGGCCAGAGGATCTCCTGAGAATG GCTCTGAAAACGATGGTTCAGGAGATGGATCACCAATATTACCAACTTTTATAGTAACACCTCCACCTGCTACACAGTCCTCAACTGTGAATGACCAGGAGCCAGAACTTGCCACTGCAGGTGCTactgaaagcagcagtgaaacagaaaatactcCAAGTACTGAACTGAATGCCTTGAACAATCAGGACAGCCTAGAAGCTGCAGAACAGCCTATCTTAATATATGCAGTCCCCGTTGTGCTGCTGGCCTTGCTGATTTTGCTGATCCCATTTTTTGTAATAcatcacaaaaggaaaaagtctaAGCAAG atgagCTGGGGAGTGAAAATGTGAAAAG TCCTATCTTTGAAGAAGACACCCCCTCTGTTATGGAGATAGAAATGGAAGAGCTTGATAAATGGATGAACAGCCTGAACAAAAATG CTGACTGTGAATGTTTGCCTACTgtaagagaagaggaaaaagaatcaATTGCCAACCCAAG GACTTCTGCTGAGGAGCTATCAACTGGACTGACAAGCCAGCTCTGA
- the TMEM154 gene encoding transmembrane protein 154 isoform X1: protein MKCREVNRTGMSQAEGKRIIRTMWSPVRIPPEGMCVWSRVIQGSENDGSGDGSPILPTFIVTPPPATQSSTVNDQEPELATAGATESSSETENTPSTELNALNNQDSLEAAEQPILIYAVPVVLLALLILLIPFFVIHHKRKKSKQDELGSENVKSPIFEEDTPSVMEIEMEELDKWMNSLNKNADCECLPTVREEEKESIANPRTSAEELSTGLTSQL from the exons ATGAAGTGCAGGGAGGTGAACAGAACAGGGATGAGTcaagcagaaggaaagaggaTCATAAGGACCATGTGGAGTCCTGTGAGAATACCACCAGAGGGAATGTGTGTTTGGAGCAGAGTGATCCAGG GCTCTGAAAACGATGGTTCAGGAGATGGATCACCAATATTACCAACTTTTATAGTAACACCTCCACCTGCTACACAGTCCTCAACTGTGAATGACCAGGAGCCAGAACTTGCCACTGCAGGTGCTactgaaagcagcagtgaaacagaaaatactcCAAGTACTGAACTGAATGCCTTGAACAATCAGGACAGCCTAGAAGCTGCAGAACAGCCTATCTTAATATATGCAGTCCCCGTTGTGCTGCTGGCCTTGCTGATTTTGCTGATCCCATTTTTTGTAATAcatcacaaaaggaaaaagtctaAGCAAG atgagCTGGGGAGTGAAAATGTGAAAAG TCCTATCTTTGAAGAAGACACCCCCTCTGTTATGGAGATAGAAATGGAAGAGCTTGATAAATGGATGAACAGCCTGAACAAAAATG CTGACTGTGAATGTTTGCCTACTgtaagagaagaggaaaaagaatcaATTGCCAACCCAAG GACTTCTGCTGAGGAGCTATCAACTGGACTGACAAGCCAGCTCTGA
- the TMEM154 gene encoding transmembrane protein 154 isoform X2, producing MKCREVNRTGMSQAEGKRIIRTMWSPVRIPPEGMCVWSRVIQGSENDGSGDGSPILPTFIVTPPPATQSSTVNDQEPELATAGATESSSETENTPSTELNALNNQDSLEAAEQPILIYAVPVVLLALLILLIPFFVIHHKRKKSKQDELGSENVKSPIFEEDTPSVMEIEMEELDKWMNSLNKNADCECLPTVREEEKESIANPRMKVVPKLLFRDFC from the exons ATGAAGTGCAGGGAGGTGAACAGAACAGGGATGAGTcaagcagaaggaaagaggaTCATAAGGACCATGTGGAGTCCTGTGAGAATACCACCAGAGGGAATGTGTGTTTGGAGCAGAGTGATCCAGG GCTCTGAAAACGATGGTTCAGGAGATGGATCACCAATATTACCAACTTTTATAGTAACACCTCCACCTGCTACACAGTCCTCAACTGTGAATGACCAGGAGCCAGAACTTGCCACTGCAGGTGCTactgaaagcagcagtgaaacagaaaatactcCAAGTACTGAACTGAATGCCTTGAACAATCAGGACAGCCTAGAAGCTGCAGAACAGCCTATCTTAATATATGCAGTCCCCGTTGTGCTGCTGGCCTTGCTGATTTTGCTGATCCCATTTTTTGTAATAcatcacaaaaggaaaaagtctaAGCAAG atgagCTGGGGAGTGAAAATGTGAAAAG TCCTATCTTTGAAGAAGACACCCCCTCTGTTATGGAGATAGAAATGGAAGAGCTTGATAAATGGATGAACAGCCTGAACAAAAATG CTGACTGTGAATGTTTGCCTACTgtaagagaagaggaaaaagaatcaATTGCCAACCCAAG AATGAAAGTTGTCCCAAAACTACTTTTCAGA GACTTCTGCTGA
- the TMEM154 gene encoding transmembrane protein 154 isoform X4, with protein sequence MKCREVNRTGMSQAEGKRIIRTMWSPVRIPPEGMCVWSRVIQGSENDGSGDGSPILPTFIVTPPPATQSSTVNDQEPELATAGATESSSETENTPSTELNALNNQDSLEAAEQPILIYAVPVVLLALLILLIPFFVIHHKRKKSKQDELGSENVKSPIFEEDTPSVMEIEMEELDKWMNSLNKNADCECLPTVREEEKESIANPSDGES encoded by the exons ATGAAGTGCAGGGAGGTGAACAGAACAGGGATGAGTcaagcagaaggaaagaggaTCATAAGGACCATGTGGAGTCCTGTGAGAATACCACCAGAGGGAATGTGTGTTTGGAGCAGAGTGATCCAGG GCTCTGAAAACGATGGTTCAGGAGATGGATCACCAATATTACCAACTTTTATAGTAACACCTCCACCTGCTACACAGTCCTCAACTGTGAATGACCAGGAGCCAGAACTTGCCACTGCAGGTGCTactgaaagcagcagtgaaacagaaaatactcCAAGTACTGAACTGAATGCCTTGAACAATCAGGACAGCCTAGAAGCTGCAGAACAGCCTATCTTAATATATGCAGTCCCCGTTGTGCTGCTGGCCTTGCTGATTTTGCTGATCCCATTTTTTGTAATAcatcacaaaaggaaaaagtctaAGCAAG atgagCTGGGGAGTGAAAATGTGAAAAG TCCTATCTTTGAAGAAGACACCCCCTCTGTTATGGAGATAGAAATGGAAGAGCTTGATAAATGGATGAACAGCCTGAACAAAAATG CTGACTGTGAATGTTTGCCTACTgtaagagaagaggaaaaagaatcaATTGCCAACCCAAG TGATGGTGAATCATGA
- the TMEM154 gene encoding transmembrane protein 154 isoform X3: MKCREVNRTGMSQAEGKRIIRTMWSPVRIPPEGMCVWSRVIQGSENDGSGDGSPILPTFIVTPPPATQSSTVNDQEPELATAGATESSSETENTPSTELNALNNQDSLEAAEQPILIYAVPVVLLALLILLIPFFVIHHKRKKSKQDELGSENVKSPIFEEDTPSVMEIEMEELDKWMNSLNKNADCECLPTVREEEKESIANPRMKVVPKLLFR, from the exons ATGAAGTGCAGGGAGGTGAACAGAACAGGGATGAGTcaagcagaaggaaagaggaTCATAAGGACCATGTGGAGTCCTGTGAGAATACCACCAGAGGGAATGTGTGTTTGGAGCAGAGTGATCCAGG GCTCTGAAAACGATGGTTCAGGAGATGGATCACCAATATTACCAACTTTTATAGTAACACCTCCACCTGCTACACAGTCCTCAACTGTGAATGACCAGGAGCCAGAACTTGCCACTGCAGGTGCTactgaaagcagcagtgaaacagaaaatactcCAAGTACTGAACTGAATGCCTTGAACAATCAGGACAGCCTAGAAGCTGCAGAACAGCCTATCTTAATATATGCAGTCCCCGTTGTGCTGCTGGCCTTGCTGATTTTGCTGATCCCATTTTTTGTAATAcatcacaaaaggaaaaagtctaAGCAAG atgagCTGGGGAGTGAAAATGTGAAAAG TCCTATCTTTGAAGAAGACACCCCCTCTGTTATGGAGATAGAAATGGAAGAGCTTGATAAATGGATGAACAGCCTGAACAAAAATG CTGACTGTGAATGTTTGCCTACTgtaagagaagaggaaaaagaatcaATTGCCAACCCAAG AATGAAAGTTGTCCCAAAACTACTTTTCAGA TGA